The genomic region ATATATTTAATATCCATGCTTACGTATTTATATTTAATGGTTAATTGGTATTTCTGTAAAAATCTTCAGCATTCTTTGTTTGAAAGGTGAATTGGATATGAACATTTGTGAACTTTGTGGGAAAGAGACAACAAAATTATACAAAGTTAGGATTGAAGGCGTTGAAATGACTGTGTGTAAGGAATGTGCAAAATTTGGAGTTACCCCAAAAAGTTATTCAAGGTTAGGGGTTGCCAAAACCCCTACTTCAAAAACCACATCTACAAAAAAATCAAAAAGACCTTATAAGGATTTATTCGATAACTTAAAAACGCTTGTCGAGGATTATGGTGATGTTATAAGAGAAGCGAGAGAGGAAAAGGGATTGACTATTGAAGAACTTGCAAAGCGTGTAGGGATTAAGGTTTCTACCCTCCATAAAATAGAGAGAAATGAATTAGAGCCAGAAGAAAAATATGTAAAAAGATTGGAGAAGGAATTGGGTATAAGCTTATATGAAGAAGGAGACATTGATTATAGTGCAAGTAGTGGAGATGAGGGATTAACCCTTGGCGATTTCATAAAAATAAGGAGAAAATGATTTTAATTTTTATTTATTCTTTCAAACTCTGCATCAACAACAACATGCCAAACTCCGGGGGCGTATTTTTTTATTTTAAATATTTTATAACCAACTAATTTATAGTTATTTTTTTCTGCATAGAACTTTAACCTTTCAATGGGTCTGATGTTGATAATCTTCTCTGCAACAGTTTCGTGGTAATGAATAATCCCCTTATCCTTTAAAAATTCAAAAGCCTTATCTAAGAACTTGTGTGTTTTATGGACGTAGCCCATTATTATTCTATCCGCAATATCCTTAAACTCAACCTTCCTATTATCGCTTAGAATTGGGACAACATTATTCAATTTATTTAATTTTATGTTTTCACAGAGGTAATGGTAAGAGGTAGGATTTATTTCAATTGCATAAATCTTTTTTGGCTTTGAATGTTTTGCCATTGGAATTGTGAAATATCCAATCCCAGCAAACATATCTACAACAACCTCATTTTCATTGCTAATTTTTGCCATCCTTTCTCTTTCTTTAATATTCCCCATACTCCACATAACTTTTTTAACATCAATTTTAAATAAACACCCATGTTCTTTGTGGATGGTTTCTGTTTCATTCCCATAGAGTATTTTTAAATGTGGTGTTCTAAAATCTCCAGTTATTTGTGCTGTATATTTTGCAATTGTCTTGCATTTTGTTTTTTCTACGAGGTATTTTATCTCTTCTTCATTTAGATTATCCTTAACAATTAAAATATCCCCAATTTTTTGATATTTTATTCTCATATTATCCCACAAAGATACTTATTAAAGCAACAAATAGGATTGTTATAAAAACCCTCGCCAATGTTGAGATGAGCATCAAATTCGTCCCGTCTTTAAACCCATAAATTCCAACATAATATGGAATTAGCCATCTAATCATGGTTATACTCGATAATATGGAACCAAATAATAATGCCCTTATAGCCCTAAATGCATCAATAGTTCCTTCTTTCAACATTGCTCCTGCCATTGTGTAGGATGCTATGGCATTAATCATTGAAGTTATTGATATCGTTAATTCCTCTGTTGAAAATGGCAAAAATCCTATGTAATTTTTTATAAAGTTTGTTAAATAATCAAATATTCCAATTTCAATTAAAAAAGATGTTAGAATTGATGCAATAATCATTGTTTTTAAAATTTGGGAAGAGTTCTTTATGGTCTTTTTTAGTGCATTTTTTAAAGCATGTTTGTAATTTACCTTAATATTCTGTTTTTTCTTATTACTTGCTTTTGTATTTCTCTTTATTAAGGCCTTCCCCAATAATGCAAAAAATAGCGTTTGGAGTAAACCAATCAAAACTAAAATAAAAAAATATATTAATCCCCAATTTCCCAATGTAGCCAACAAAACAGGCAATACAGAATCCCAATGCCTCAACATCGCAGGAAATGCATCTATTAATGAGGCGATATATAATTCCTTCTTATCTATTGCCCCATTCCTATAAAAATCAGCGAGCATGATATTTGCAGTCCTTGGGTCTATAAATGCAGTAGTTATCGCTATTCCACATTCCTCTGGAAGATTTGCAAGTTTTATAAAGATATTTCCAATAAAGGACATTTTTCCAATGATACCAAACTCTATCAAAATTTCTGCAACAAATACTCCTACAATTAACCCAGGAACAGAGTATTTTAAAAATATTAAACTAAGTTCAAGAGTAGAGAGGATTAATTCCATCATAAAATTTTATTTGGAAACCTAACTATTTATAGTTAATTAGCATTTTTCTTCCAAATATCTTCTTAAATTCTTTCTAACTTCCCCAATAGTAAATCCCATTTCAATAGGCAACTCATCTTTATCTCTCAAAACCTCAATCAAATGAGCAACTCTCGGCAATCTTAAATTTGCCTTTCTTATTGTCTCAACATCTTCAAAGACCTCTTTTGGAGTCCCACTTTTTATTATTTGTCCTTTACTCATCACATAAACCCTATCTGCGTAAATTGGGACCAAATCAACATCATGGGTTGATACTATAATCGTCATTCCTTTTTTATTTAACTCATATAGCAATTTCATAATTTGAGATGCTCCAATTGGATCTAAGCCTGCCGTTGGTTCATCTAAAACAATAACATCAGGCTCCATTGCTAAAATTCCAGCGATAGCGACCCTCTTTTTCTGCCCGCCACTTAAATGATGAGGGGGTTTGTTCTCAAAGGCCTCCATTCCTACGGCTTTTAATGATTCTTTAACCCTCCTCTCAACCTCCCCCTCATCCAATCCCAAGTT from Methanotorris formicicus Mc-S-70 harbors:
- a CDS encoding multiprotein bridging factor aMBF1 translates to MNICELCGKETTKLYKVRIEGVEMTVCKECAKFGVTPKSYSRLGVAKTPTSKTTSTKKSKRPYKDLFDNLKTLVEDYGDVIREAREEKGLTIEELAKRVGIKVSTLHKIERNELEPEEKYVKRLEKELGISLYEEGDIDYSASSGDEGLTLGDFIKIRRK
- the taw2 gene encoding tRNA(Phe) (4-demethylwyosine(37)-C(7)) aminocarboxypropyltransferase Taw2; translation: MRIKYQKIGDILIVKDNLNEEEIKYLVEKTKCKTIAKYTAQITGDFRTPHLKILYGNETETIHKEHGCLFKIDVKKVMWSMGNIKERERMAKISNENEVVVDMFAGIGYFTIPMAKHSKPKKIYAIEINPTSYHYLCENIKLNKLNNVVPILSDNRKVEFKDIADRIIMGYVHKTHKFLDKAFEFLKDKGIIHYHETVAEKIINIRPIERLKFYAEKNNYKLVGYKIFKIKKYAPGVWHVVVDAEFERINKN
- a CDS encoding ATP-binding cassette domain-containing protein → MNIIETRDLHFQYPDGTKALNGINFIAKKGEMVALLGPNGAGKSTLFLHFNGILKPTKGEILIKGKSIKYNSKDLIEVRKTVGIVFQNPDDQLFAPTVKQDVAFGPLNLGLDEGEVERRVKESLKAVGMEAFENKPPHHLSGGQKKRVAIAGILAMEPDVIVLDEPTAGLDPIGASQIMKLLYELNKKGMTIIVSTHDVDLVPIYADRVYVMSKGQIIKSGTPKEVFEDVETIRKANLRLPRVAHLIEVLRDKDELPIEMGFTIGEVRKNLRRYLEEKC